From the genome of Cuculus canorus isolate bCucCan1 chromosome 4, bCucCan1.pri, whole genome shotgun sequence:
GTAGCctgatttttgaaataaatacaagataGGTGCTCCTTGCACATCAGGCTTGAAGGTTGCATCCTAAGATAGGGCAgttctaggggaaaaaaaggcactgaGGTATCCTCTGTGTTCTCAGAAGCCATTAATTTGGTGGTAGTCACGCAGATACTCTTGCTCTTGCATATGCTTGTAGCCTGGTAGTGTGTCACAGCTGTGGCTATTGTCTCTGTGAGCTCTACTgtcctttttctccctgctctgtTAAAATCTGTTGGTCCTCCTATAGATCCCATCTTCAGTGACCAACCTTCTATAAAACTTGTGACTATAAAGCTGCTTTGGCTTGGTTCAGGACCAAGccttttaattcttctttgttttcttttcctttgtggtCTGTTGGTTGGGAGATGGTTGGGATGTTTTTTACCACTGGGTAGTGAAAGGGCTCAGGGCTTTGTGTGTCCTCCAGAGGTTTTTGAGAGGTATGCGTTGGCAACTACAGGTTCAAACACAGGTTAGTTACAGAACTCCAAATAATGCCTTAACTTGGTCAACGTATTGCAGCTCAGCTTCTGGGGCTCACTAGATAGCAAGACCAGCTTAGCAAAACTATTTATCAGTAGTAATACGAGACCCACACCAAACCATGGTCTTAATTTGGGGAAGAGGAAGCAGTCATTTGGAAAAGCAATCCTTTTGAGTGTTGAATGCAGCTGACTATTGATGAATATCTAGTCCGTAAAGAAGCTCTGCTTCTTAGAGTCTGGCCAAAGACCTGTCCTCTTGGTACAGAAACTGGAAGAAGAGCTGATGCCTGTCAGCTGAGCCTGGGTGAGCAGCTGATGCTTGGAGTACTTGTGGCTGACAAATAGCATAAGAGAACCTGGAATTGCTGTTTTTGTTCAGGTACAGCTCAGTTTCTGATTGTCTGCCTTTGGTCTGCAGTGCTGCACGTGGCTTGTCTGTGATGAGGAGGGTTGATAGCCAAGCTCCTTGATGAGAAGGAGCCTACATCGGCTGCTGATCAcctctttaaaagcaaaacaaaatttaaatggaTCTTCCTGCTGCGGCAGCACGGTGTTTTGTCACCAAGAACAGAGAGGCTTAGTTTTCTGGAGAAGCGGTTAATCTTGGAGATGAGAGCATGAGAAGTTGCGGCTGGTGGGTCACTCCTGTGGATAAGAGGGAAAAGGACTTAGGCTTGGTGGAGAGTGTCTTGTTGAGTCTCATGCTATAATTTGACTTTTTGGGATCTACTAAAGTAGGCTTTCCTTCACAAATcaaaaaagggttttttcccttttttttttggtttttttggtagtaattaaaaaaacaacttgcGTAAATACATGTGTCTTAACTGTTGAGAAAGTCAGAGGTAGTGCCTGGCTATGACTCTTCCTTGATCAGAGTGAGAGCTGTGCCAGCTCTTTGACTTTTTCCACAGTTGCAGCAATACCCACTAGGATGGCCCATGATTTTTCCCAGACGCTGCTCGTGCAGGTTTCAAGACCTTTGGGAAGCCAGTTGGGAGGCTGCGTGTTTCGGGAATGCGTAGGTAGCCTTCTCCTTAGTTCAGCCTTTTTCGGATGCAGAGCTTCGTGTTGCACACAGTTGGCAGTGGCTGTGGTTTCTTTCCCAGGGTTGTCATAGTACATTGCTGGCATGGAGGTGGAAGCACCATGACGGATTTCTCCCCCTCTGCCAGGCACTGGAGGAGCAGAGTAGCCAACGTACCCCGTCTGGTAAGAGAAACTGCAGAGTGGTGGAAATTGCCACTTCTCTGTTCCCCTCCCAGTTGGCTGCCCTTTTCCTTCAGTCAAAACTGGTGCTCACCACTTCGGTTGCGGCAGGAACTGTACAGTGTTCGCATCTGTCCCAGAAACCTCTgtaatttctgtccttttacCCAATTTAATAGTCTTTTTGGGGTATGCTGCCGTTGCGATGAGGTAACGAGTTGTACAGAGCTGGTtatctgctgctttgttttcctctggcacagcagaattgctggagctgtgggtgccTGAGGAATTCACCTccaagcacttaaaaaaaaaaacccaatcgCTTTGAAAACAATGTTGCTGAAGTGTCTCCTTATATGCTGGGGTGCTGCATTAGACGCCTCTTCCTCACTTACACCGCGCTTTTGTATGCTGAGAGCATTTGGGCGAGGAATGCAGGCGTGGGAGCAGTTTTACCTGTGGGCGCAAGTGGACTTCCCGCTCACCTGTGCCCTGGGGAGACCTCGCTCCTTTTGCTTTGTGTACTGGAAACTATATTTTTGGACAAAGCATTTCTAAGCAGTCTTAtaagggatattttttttttaaaaaaaaaaaaaggtgcaagaTTGAGTGTGTGTTTACTTGCCCCAGATCAAAGGTTTTTGAACACTAAGGTCACTGTCTGTTGCATGGACCCTCCTCTTGGCGCTCTTCTGTCTTCAGGCAACTGAAGCTTTTGCCCTCTTTCTCTACCACTTCTACTgtaatgactttattttttttccaggaaaaatatatatacaaaaattcTAAGCAATTTAATGTTCAAGCCATAAAACCATGAATGTGGGAAGACCCTCTTGACAAGTTTTAACGTATTTGTATGTAAAATCATGTTTGTACGAAATATTTTCATGGTggaatgaatatttaaaaaaaaaaaaagttccactAAGATTGAAACCAAATTTAAAAGGATGTCTTTTTGTAAGATGCGAGTGTAATTGATTACCAACAagtagatcttttttttttaaaggggagATGCAACAAATTATCTTTACAATTACAAATGGTCATTTCTGCTATTTGGGAAAGTATTTATGCAGCATTACACATGCCTGTCATAAATAATTGCAATAGCAAGGCCAGTCACATCTTCAGGACATacctctcagctcatccttCCGTGATACTGTACAAACGGACCTATCCCTCCTTTCTGCAGATTTCCTCCTAAAAAACTTTTCCTACTGTAACTGTACTGAATTTAACTCTTGAGCTAAGATCCAGACTAAAATTGTGTATTACTTAACAGTTTCTGCTGGGCCTTCTGCTATTTTAATACTCTTCAGCCCATAATTACTGGGTGTCTCTGTTCTGAAGAACTAAGTGCTAAAGAATAATCCTTGGGGTAAGCTTACATGTGTGTTAACAGTTAACCCCGGAGTATTTAACTTGTATACAGTACTTGATAGGTGTTTTATGACATTTGTACTCGAACTATGAGCCTTACTGAACATCTGTAGGTTTATtcatgacttttaaaaaatggataaCTCTAAGAAAGATGTTTACATGAATGATGATTGCCCTTCCTTTGATGTTATGAATGAGGTTTTTATAGTGTGTTTGGGTGTATGTGCAAGgaagtaagaaaaatgtttctgggGAAAAATAGACTTGACAAACATTTGTAATAAGTGAATTTTAAAGATTGCTTTAATTGCGCTATGAAGGCAATGcagatattaaaatattcaacAGAACCATCGTCTCTCATTGTCTTTTGTGCGTAGCAGTTTTGGCACCCTCTGATCTCTCCCCCTTCCCGATGGATTGTGTGGTTGGACGTCCTGCCTGGGTATGCCCCACTGTCTTTAATTGTTGTATTATAAAACATACGGATGTGCATATGGTATATTTCTCTCTTGGTGTTGCTGACTTGTAGGTAGTAGGAGGGGATGGGAGCAAGCAGCAGCGGTGCCTTCCCAGCAGGTAACCTACTGCTCAGTGTCCTCGTTTGCTGTACGTATCCCACTGGGTGAGTGGTGAGGAAAGGAGTAGCACTTCGGTGGTCTCTGCCAGGAGACTTCGATTGATtgatttgggtttcttttttctatttgtgcACTGATTGATCACCaactcttcctgctttctgaGTAGACACCTACAGCTATGttatatatgaaaatacaaaCCTGGATGAGAAGGTCTTCCCACTGATACCTCTATTTTGTGTGCATCcatgtttccaaagaaaagctATTGTGCAAAGCCTTGGGCTAGTAAAATTTATCACAGCGATATTCCCTATAAAACGATAGTTCATACTTCTGAGGTTTTGTTTATTCACTCGGATTTATTGctataaaaagaataaagtctCTGGCTGTGGTAGCTCATGGCTCCTTGTGGTGGGGTGGGTGGTCAAGAATGATGCTCAGGTGAATGGAGGGGATGCTCTCTGtctgcagggatggagaaaggacTTGTTTGGCCTCTGCGTTGCCCACTGAACCTTCCCAGTCTTGAAACTGAAAGGATGAGTGCTTGAGGAGGATGGGCggatgctgttttcttccctctcagAAAGGGTGGAGAAGGGGCTTGTTTGATCTTGGCATTGCCCACTGCACCTTCCCAGTCCTGAAGCTGAAAGGATAAGTGCTTGGGGTGGATCGGGGAATGTTGtgctcttcccttctctgcaaGGGTGGAGAAGATGCTTGTTTGACCCTTGCATCACCCACTGAGCCTTCCCGGTCCTGAAGCTGAAAGGATGAGTGCCTGGGTTGGATGGGGGGAATGCTGTGCTCTCCTCTCTCTGAAATGGTGGAGAAGGGACTTGTTTGGGCTCTGTGTTGCCCACTGAGCATTTCCAGTCCTGAAGCTGAACGGATGAgtgctttctcctctctgcaagagTGGAGAAGGGAGTTATTTGGCCTCTCTGATTTCCCCTGAGTGCttggggaggatggaggggatgttgtgcttttcccctctctgcaaGGATGGAGAAGTGTTTGACCCTTGCATTGCCCACTGAGCCTTTCCAGTCCTGAAGCTGAAAGGATGAgtgcttttccctctctgcaaGAGTGGAGAAGGGAGTTGTTTGGCCTCTCTGATTTCCCCTGAGTGCttggggaggatggaggggatgttgtgctttctccctctctgcaggggTGGGGAAGTGTTTGACCCTTGCATCGCCCACTGAGCCTTTCCAGTCCTGAAGCTGAAAGGATGAgtgcttttccctctctgcaaGAGTGGAGAAGGGAGTTGTTTGGCCTCTCTGTTTTCCCCTGAGCCTTCCCAGTCCTGAAGCTGAAAAGATGAGTGCTTGGGGTGGATGGGGGGGTTACCATGCTCTCCCTCCCTTCAAGGGTAGAGAAAGGGTTTGTTTGACCTCCGCGACCCCCACTGACCCTTCCCAGTCGTGAAGCTGAAAGGATGAGTGCTTGGGGTGGATGGGGGGATGCTGCGCTCTCCCCTTCCTGCAAGAGCggaagaagggaaaagtttGACCCTTCCATTGACCACTGAGCCTTTCCAGTGCTGAAGCTGAACGGATGAGTGCCTGGAGTGGATGGGGGGATGCTCTTCCCTCTCTGAACGGGCAGAGAAAGGGTTTGTTTGACCTCTGCATCGCCCAGTGCTCCCCCCAGTCCTGAAGCCGAAAGGATGAGCGCTCGCTCCGTCTTTGCCTCCTCCTCAGGCGCTCGCGTGGGCGCTCGCGGCTCCTTCCCCGAGCATCCTCGCACCTGGCTGCGCGCATCCCGCCTCCTCCAGCTTTCCCCAACCCCTTCGGTTTCTTTTCATTCggaactcctttttttttttcctccttccctccctccccgcggAGGCGGAGCTCTGTCGGTCCCTTCCCGGAGCCGGGGAGCGGCGCCGGTGAGTGCCGGGGGATCGGGGCAGGGAGGTTGGGGACCAGGGTGGGTCACCGCGGGGCTTCCAGCGGCTGTAGCAGCTCCCGGGGGCGCTCTTGGGCTCATTTGTCCCGGTCACTGCCGGGGGAGCAGTTTCCTAGTGAGGTGCGGGGTTTACCTTCTAAAAGAACGAAGGCGAGCGAACCCCAGCGCCTTTCGGGATAGAGAAACCCCAATGGACAAAGGTGAGCAGGGGGGGTCTGGAGCAAAGACCGCACAACGCAACCCAGAAGTATCTGGAATGGTGCCCTGTGCAcctgctgagcagcaggagTTTCTCCAAGGACCACTCACCTTTGCTCACCTTCACCGCTGCCGGTCAGAAAGAGATGAACTCTGTACCCCCTCGGGAACGTGTCATCCGGCCCTACCACAGCTCCCTGTGCTCCAACCCTTGCCGTCAGTGCTGGCTGACTGCTGAtgctcctctcccttctttctcctgcctAAGAAAAGGTCTTCTCCCCTTAACTGGAGGGCCATAACATTCCTTCCCAGCCTCCAACCTTTGTCAGGTGGTGATTACTGACTGCTGATGCTCCtatcccttctttctctcttattgctctctacaactacctgaaaggaggttgtggagaggagggagctggcctcttctcccaagtgacaggggacaggactagagggaatggcctgaagctccatcaggggaggttcaggttggatatcagaaaaaaattcttcacagtaagagtcattgggcactggcagaggctgcccagggaggtggtcgagtcgccttccctggaggtgtttaaggaacgggtggatgaagtgctgagggacatggtttagggagtgttaggaatggttggactcgatgatccagtgggtcctttccaacctggtgattctgtgattctcctgCCTAGGAAAAGCTCTTCTCCCTTTCACTGGAGGGCGACAGGACTGCTTTCCAGTCTCCACCCGCGAGGAGATTTATGTGGAAATCAAAGCAGAATGGATCGCTATCGGTATTTCATCTTCAACCAGAGGAATATGGTGGTGCTAGGTCTGCTCCAGATAGCCTTCAGCACGATGTGTGTCGTCAGCGGGTTCATAGATGGCATTTTCAGAATGGAGTCTCATCTCAGCAAAACCAGAGCTCCAGTTTGGTCCGGAATGGTAAAATTACACTCTTTTctatgctttgttttgtggtttggtctttttcttgctgctatCTACTAGTACTTAGATTGAGGGTGGGAGGGAGATCAGGACTCCTTGCCAGCCCTTCTCTGGTTTCCTGCTTTGAACCCAGATagtaaaaatttcctttttatggTATAGGCAGGAGAGAGTGAGCAGAATTTTCTCTGCAGGAgctaaatgaaatacatttctaCTGGGTAATGGGCGCCTTCACTCCGTGGCGCTCATTGCCCCGATGCTGCTGTTCGTACCTCAGTGAGTTACACCACATGGGAGTTGTGTTGAAGCGTTCTCTTTCATCCCAAGGCTGCCTATCTCCTTCCAGTAATAACTGCCTTCCATCTACGAGATGCGTGAGGACTTAGAAAAGCAGTGCACATGTTCAGCAGTTAAAATAGATGTATTTCATCAGTTTTATTATCTGGCCAGAGCCGTAAAGCCAGTCAGAGGGTTGCTGCCATGGGGGTAGCGAGTAGGCAAGATGCATTTTACGTAGTATCCTGCCCGAGGAGCTGCCGcgaaggaaaacagaggaaatcaGCATTTCTCTTTCCACTTCTGACCCAGCAGTTTCTCTGATCCAAGTCTTGAAAATGAGGGCCTTTCATCTGCTCTGTACTAGTTTATCTGCCAAATCTTATTCTTGTCTTCCAGTTACCAACACTTTTGTGTTCTGCAGGTGATGGGAGTCCCAGGAGTCctggctttgttttcctctcagaGGAAGAATCCAGTTCTTGTAAGCCTGGGGAGAGGGTGATGGTGCACAGGACTGGGGCAAAATGTTGTCAGGGCAATcaaaaatggttttggttgggaaTGAGCTAGCTAGTCCTTCTGCAGGACTGAGAGCTTATTTCCTTGCTGCTACATCCCTAAGCAAAAAGAACATGCAGTGTTACCTCTCTTTCTGGTACAGGATAAAGCACTGGCTATAAGAACAAGCGAAAATCTGTAAAAATGCTTGGTTTTGAAAGCATCTCTTCTGGTGTGCCTCcctgtttttaaggaaaaccgGAAAACATAAATTATCTTGCTTTTCCTAGGCAGGTCTCTCCAGCCAAATAAACTCCAAGGAGGGATATTATTTATAAGTAAGAGATCTCCAAGAACAAAGTCTTACATGTGTAGTTAAGATTTGAGACTCCATTGTATCTCAGAAATTCAGTATCTTGGAAACCTTTACTTCTCTGTGTTTGGATTCCGAGTGGCCGTTGCTACTGGGTACTTTTTAGTCTTATGGGAGGTCAAAGGCTGGTAGCTACAATGCTTTGAGTACATTTGGTCTGTATTAGTGTGTGTTGATTTGTCAGAGGATAGTTTTAATTCCTgctccccttctttttctcctttgactTCTCTGTACAGGTGAACATATTGATAGTTGCTTCCATAATCTCTTGTGTTGCCATCCTCATCGTAATAGTTTATAGCTCCCTCACACTGAACTATGGTgaagaggaggagctgagctctGCCCCAGTCCACGTTATCCATACAGTAAGTATCAATATTATGCTTATTGCTGGGAAATATGATTGTCTTAATCTGCAAACATTACTAGGCATTACTTGGAAACAGAACCAGACTTACAGTGTGCTGAAATGAGAGTTTGAAGCAATGCCTGCAGCAGGGCACTTGTTTAAAAAGAACCACGTGAGTCTACAGTTAAGTATCAGGtcaaaaatcacaaaacctACGGAGGGCTCCTGCCGCtggcggctgctgctgcagcatggTCAGTATCAGGGCGGTGCAAACTAAAGCCCAGCTCACCTGGGTATCCATCTGAGTTGTGGTGAGGTCTGAGAAGCAGCTACAGAAGAGCTAAAGCTTGTCCCTGGAGGTGCACGCGCTGGGTATGTGGCTGAACACCCTACGGTGCCGTTGCTGAGTTCAAAATGGTTTGGtatgttccagaaaaaaaaacaaacaaggtgCTGGTGATGAAAAGGGGCTCTTACTGGCCCTAAGCCTGGCCTGGTTTGAAACAGCAATTTCTAGGCTCGAATCCAGCCTGCACCTCAGGTGATAAAGTTACTGTGGGTACGGGTCAGCTTTAAAACTGGGTACTTTTTCAAGTATTATTTCCCCTACACTaaagctgaaaagaaggaataagTTACCCCTTTTGTACCCCAAACCTGGTAGAAGTGGTGGCTCCCTGTGAGGGTGAAAGCATTCCCAGTAGATGAAGCTGTTCGTTAGTTTATTGCAGGATGAATCAAAATGTCAGGCTGCTAAGGTGCAGTATAGCGAGAAGACATTTCTCGTCTTCGGTGAGCAGCTTTCTTTGAGTTTCTACCCATTGTGGAGCTATTTCTGAGCCTGATGCTgttgcatagaatcatggaatggtttgggtcagtaaggaccttaaagatcagccagttccaactggacacctcccactggatcaggctgctcaaagcctcatccaagctggTGTTGAACTTAAAATGCAACTGgtgtttcagcttaaaactattccctGTGTTCTATCACTGAACTCCCTCATAGGTGTCTTTCAGAAGCCTTGAAtactgctcttttcctttttgaggTTCACACTTGGCTTGCTCTTTAGAGCACgagaagaaaagctttaaacAACACTAACTCTGAATCAATCTGCTATCATGCAATCGCAGCATTCATACAGTAATTAGGATATTTTTGTTGGAGAACTTCTTGAATGTGTCTTTAAcgtttccttttctgctggcagAGGTTCGTACTCAACAAGGTAGTCAAGGGTGCTAACATAGCCATGTTAGCTGCATCTGTCTGCAGTGCTTTTGTTGTGCTGGCGATGGCTTACTTGGGATGCCGGAGTCTTCCACGCTGCTCGTGCTACGACAGCGTAACAGGGATGGTGAGTGTGGAGCGCAGGGCACCCATTTGTTTGTACTGAAGAGTGTGGAGCACAGGGCACCCATTTGCTTGTACTGAATGCgaatgggagaggaagaaactggagagaagacgtctttttcttctctaaactTTACCTCAGCTCTATCCCAGTCATCCAAGGCTAATTCTAAAAAACTAAGTGGATGATGGAaggattttttactttttgtatttttcctttcactgcctcagttttatttacagcctTGTGTAAGACCTAGCATAAGTTATCTTCATTTTTCGAAGGTGTTAGTGCTCAAGCTACAGTGTTCCCATTTCCTATGAATTCTGGCTCTCCTTCtcagaaattttccttcttctctcacCCTTAGATCAAGAATTGCTCCTGGTACAAAGACCTACTGGTACTTAAGCACCAGGATGCTTTATCCATAGAACCACAAAATCAATAGTAAAAATATTCCCTCTACTGTTCGTGAAGTCCAGGGGAGATGAAACACCACATTTTACTGCTAATTTATGAGGACTTCACATCAAGTTATGGGATACATGCTCTGTGTCTCTGCTAACTGAGCTCAGTAAATACCAGCTACTTCTCTCCTGGAGTAATTCTGATGCTGTATTAAAGCACATAAGTCCGACCATCTACTTTGATAGGGAGCGAGTGGGCAAAGGTTACAAGGCAGCTGTTCTTGACTAGAGATACAAAATCTGTAACGTGAGGCTGCTCTAAAAATGTATGCTAAATCTTATTAGAAGGAGTGGActacactgaattttaaaatgagttCCTGTTTATCTTTTTGATCAAACTCGCAGATGAGTTTTTTGCTGTCATTGTTTCATTCATAGGAATGGCTGCAACCTAGTGAGGACCAAAATCAGGCTGTGGAAATGGTCTGCGCTGTACAAAGTGAGTACCTCTTCCCATCCGTGAATTTGGATATTCACCAGAGATGTGGAAGGAACATCCCAAATAAACTTTACATTCCGGGCCAAAATCCTGACAGCCAAAATACT
Proteins encoded in this window:
- the LOC104066445 gene encoding uncharacterized protein LOC104066445, which translates into the protein MDRYRYFIFNQRNMVVLGLLQIAFSTMCVVSGFIDGIFRMESHLSKTRAPVWSGMVMGVPGVLALFSSQRKNPVLVNILIVASIISCVAILIVIVYSSLTLNYGEEEELSSAPVHVIHTRFVLNKVVKGANIAMLAASVCSAFVVLAMAYLGCRSLPRCSCYDSVTGMEWLQPSEDQNQAVEMVCAVQSPGGKIFDFPDRFPTQDLDTEEDASKPPPYIRMA